One Micromonospora craniellae genomic region harbors:
- the rpsT gene encoding 30S ribosomal protein S20, which yields MANIKSQIKRNRQNEKRRLRNKSVKSSLKTAIRKFHEAAEAGDVEKATTLMQDASRKLDKAASKGVIHANQAANRKSAIAKRVTSLAA from the coding sequence GTGGCGAACATCAAGTCCCAGATCAAGCGCAACCGGCAGAACGAGAAGCGCCGGCTGCGTAACAAGTCGGTCAAGTCGTCGCTGAAGACCGCCATCCGCAAGTTCCACGAGGCCGCTGAGGCCGGTGACGTCGAGAAGGCCACCACCCTCATGCAGGACGCCTCGCGCAAGCTGGACAAGGCTGCCAGCAAGGGCGTCATCCACGCCAACCAGGCTGCCAACCGCAAGTCGGCGATCGCCAAGCGCGTCACGTCGCTCGCTGCCTGA